One part of the Denticeps clupeoides chromosome 8, fDenClu1.1, whole genome shotgun sequence genome encodes these proteins:
- the olig3 gene encoding oligodendrocyte transcription factor 3, which translates to MNSDSSSSRASSPDMDEMYLPEARLNSVSSTQSELLQKMTSEHLSRNADKSPGGGKYKLKKQVTEQELQQLRLKINGRERKRMHDLNLAMDGLREVMPYAHGPSVRKLSKIATLLLARNYILMLTSSLDEMKRLVGEIYGGHHSAFHCGTPAHQAHPAHPLLSGPLSAATPSPLPAALPGLTSIRAPHSLIKTTPTPPIPLGAGFQHWAGLPCPCAICQVPPAPHIPITSTGLTRLSGEAKDGMK; encoded by the coding sequence ATGAACTCCGACTCGAGCTCCAGTCGAGCCTCCTCCCCGGACATGGACGAGATGTACCTGCCGGAGGCGCGCCTCAACTCCGTCTCCTCCACCCAGAGTGAGCTTCTGCAGAAGATGACGAGTGAGCACCTCTCCAGGAACGCAGACAAGTCTCCGGGTGGCGGCAAGTACAAGCTGAAGAAACAGGTGACCGAGCAGGAGCTCCAGCAGCTCCGGCTCAAGATCAACGGCCGCGAACGCAAGCGCATGCACGACCTGAACCTGGCCATGGACGGGCTGCGAGAGGTCATGCCCTACGCGCACGGGCCTTCCGTGCGCAAGCTCTCCAAAATCGCCACCCTCCTGCTGGCCAGGAACTACATCCTGATGCTCACCAGCTCCCTGGACGAGATGAAGCGGCTGGTGGGCGAGATCTACGGCGGCCACCACTCCGCTTTCCACTGCGGGACCCCCGCGCACCAGGCGCACCCGGCGCACCCGCTGCTGAGCGGCCCGCTGTCCGCCGCCACGCCCTCGCCCCTCCCCGCCGCCTTACCCGGACTTACCTCCATCAGGGCGCCGCACTCCCTGATCAAGACCACCCCCACGCCCCCGATCCCGCTCGGCGCGGGCTTCCAGCACTGGGCCGGTCTGCCCTGCCCCTGCGCCATCTGCCAGGTGCCCCCGGCTCCTCACATCCCCATCACCTCCACCGGACTCACGAGACTTTCCGGCGAGGCCAAGGACGGGATGAAGTGA